From the genome of Rana temporaria chromosome 8, aRanTem1.1, whole genome shotgun sequence:
CACCTTGGTTTGCCAGAGTGATCATGGAAACGCTCGGGCAAGGAATCCCCCtagggcgcacgtgggggataataAGGACAGGCTCTGGTGGAAGAGGTTAATAAGTTATTCCTGATGGTTAATATGTTTAGGGACGGTTGTGCAGGGATAAGCCgggataaagtgaaaaaaaaacgtgaagGGAGGGGAAAGTtgggacaaggggggaggggggagggggggaaaaaagaaaggaaggggaagggaagagaagagggtTAATTGTGGGGGAGGATGAGAAAGGAcatagagagagaagggagagagaagaaagagttaATTGGAGCAGAAAGGAGGAGCAAAGGGAaagggggaaagcaaaagaaagaaaaaacggaGGTAAAACTGgacaaaataaaagaagaaacagGGATAGACAAGAATATTTGAAAAAAGATGAGAgtggagaaaagaaaaagagcaagaaagaagaaaagacaaaaaagaaaaagaataaggaagggagaagagaaagtatgagagggggaaaaggagaaaaggGAGGGGTGAAAATAAGAGGAGAGAGTTGTTGTTTtgctttctgtattttttttttaagatgccttTGTACAGTTTGGGGTTTCTAAATATTTGTCAATCAAAATATTTCAAAGAGTTATGCCCAATCCTTTGACAGAAAAACTGTTAATGTTTGAGCAACATAGTAAACATTCCTCGGCTTTTTAAAGGTTGAGAAAATCCCCTTTACTGTTCATAAGAACATCGTCAATGTACCCAACCCACAAcctaatgtgcccatcaaatgaagttGAGCTATTTGTTACTATTTgataggtccatctccattccttaatataacatcatgttcccaacaaatgaggaggagatactgtacaccatatgaaaggtccatctccattcctcaatataacgtcatgttcccaacaaatgaggaggagatactgtacaccatatgaaaggtccatctccattcctcaatataacgtcatgttcccaacaaatgaggaggagatactgtacaccatataaaaggtccatctccattcctcaatataacttcatgttcccaacaaatgaggaggagatactgtacaccatatgaaaggtccacctccattcctcaatataacgtcatgttcccaacaaataaggaggagatactgtacaccatatgaaaggtccatctccattcctcactaTAACGTCAtgatcccaacaaatgaggaggagatactgtaaaccatatgaaaggtccatctccattcctcaatataacgtcatgttcccaacaaatgaggaggagatactgtacaccatatgaaaggtccatctccattcctcaatataacgtcatgttctttTACTGAGATTGCGATACTTTACATTATATAAGCGATCCAATGCTTTTCAGTATGAGGTGGAGGAAGATCTATACTCATTTTTCTCCATAGCAATGTGTGAGAATTTGTTGACTTTTTTCGAAGATATATGATTTTATGTAAACAATTCTTATCGCATTCCTTTTTAAAACTGATTTCCACAAGTTGGATACTTTTTCTTGAAAACCTCTGACAGTCATCTTTTTATTTCAGAATATAAAGTTAAACGAAATCTTCCTGGAACAAAATCCTTAAACAGAATACATCGGGGACCTTACCAGTTGGAGAGATCAACGGATCCTTTTGATAGATCCCATACTATGGCTTCAGATGTCCATCTAAAATCAACAAGTCCTTCTAATCCCGAGGAACCTTCTAataaatcccatactatgacttcagatgtccatctaagatcaacggatccttctaatcctgagggatcttctgataaatcccatactatgatttcagatgtccatctaagatcaaTGGGTCCTTCTAATCCCGAGAAACCTTCTGAgaaatcccatactatgacttcagatgttcatctaagatcaatggatccttctaatcctgagggatcttctgataaatcccatactatgacttcagatgtccatctaagatcaatggaaccttctaatcctgaggaaccttctaataaatcccatactatgacttcAGATGTCCATCTAAAATCAATGGATCTTTCTAATCCTGAGGGATCTTGTgataaatcccatactatgacatcagatgtccatctaagatcaacagatccttctaatcctgaggaaccttctaatgaatcccatactatgacttcagatgtccatctaagatcaaTGGGTCCTTCTAATCCTGAGGGATCTTGTgataaatcccatactatgacatcacatgtccACCTGAGATCAATGGGTCCTTCTAATCCTGAGGGAtcttctgataaatcccataCTGTTACTCCAGAAATCCCTCAGAGATCTCACAGTGCAGATAGATCAGCAGATCCATCAAATCCTAAGAAACCATCTTTGAGCCATGAAGACGTTGACACAGAAGAAAGTTCAATGTCATGTTCGACgtgtgggaaatctttcactgaCAAAAAAGCGTTTCTTAAACATGAGAAATATCACAAGAGTGAGCGTTCTTTttcctgttcagagtgcgggaaatctttcgttCAGAAAGGACACTTTATAaaccaccagagaattcacacgggcgagcgtccTTTCTCATGTTCAAAATGTGGCAAAACCTACATTCAGAAAGTCGACCTCCAGAGACACCAGATAACACACACGGGCGAGcatccctattcatgttcagagtgcggaaaagGCTTCTCTAAGAAAGGAAAACTTCTTGAACACCAGAGAGTTCACACAGGTGAACGTCCtttctcatgttcagagtgtgggaaatgtttctctTTGAAAGGATCGCTTGTGGCACACCAGAGAGtccacacgggtgagcgtccctttTCATGCTCAGTATGCGGGAAAGGCTTCACTCAGACGGGAGCGCTACGCTTACACAAGACAATTCACACGGGTGAACGTCCGttttcgtgttcagagtgcgggaaatgtttcagtcAGAAAGGACACTTTCTTGCACACCAGAGAGTTCATCTGGGTGTGCGTCCTTTCTCCTGTttggagtgcggaaaatgttttgctgataaaagaagactttatttacACCAGAAAAAACACACCGGCGAGCGTCCTTTTCCATGTGTAGAGTGTGGGAAATCATTCATTCACAAAGCAGACCTTCTGAGACACCAGAAGTGTCACGTGGGGGAACGCGCCTTttcctgctctgagtgcgggaaatgttttcttCACAATAGCGTACTTATTGCACACCAAAGAATTCACACAGGCGAATATCGTTTTTCatgttcggagtgcgggaaagGCTTCCCTGGGAAAGTGAGCCTTCTTAAacaccagagaactcacacgggtgagcgcccttatttatgttcagagtgcgggaaaagttttactgagaaaaaaaaacttagcaCGCACCAGAAGATTCATGCAGAGGAGCGTCCTTTtttatgttcagagtgcgggaaaagtttcatTCAGAAAAGCAGCCTCCTTATACACCAGAGGAGTCACACGggcgagcgtcctttttcatgttcggAGTGCGGAAAATGCTTTGCCGAGAAGGCAATACTTCGTACTCACCAGAGAATTCATACAGGCGAGCGTCCCtactcatgttcagagtgcgggaaaggtttcacTGGGAAGAAAGCGCTTCATGTACATCAGAGAAACCATATGAGCGAGCGCCCTTTCAAATGTATAGAGTGTGGGAAAGGTTTCATTCTTAAAGCAGCCCTCGCCCAGCACCAGATAGTCCACACGGGCGAGCGCCCTTTCCCTTGCTtgaagtgcgggaaatgttttactcaGAAGGGGAACCTCAACATACACCTGAAACGGCACACTGGAGAGTTCCCTTTTCCGTGCCCAAAGTGCAGGAAACGTTTCGGTGAGAAGGAAGAACTTCGTGCGCACCAGAAAAGTCACACCAAAGTGCGGTAGACGTGGGCGGAGCCAATTCGTTTGGTTTATTCGAATTTGAATTGATTTGAATTTTTCGAATTAGAATTCGGATTTTGGAAGATGGTTCTAtcgttatattctttctatattattataattatatatataagaaaaagggGCCAAGGGGGTACCACATCTATATAGACTATTAACAAAAATTGTAGGACTTAGGagcggactttataggcaccagaaaaggaaaacaaatataatagaaaaaaatatatcaatttgaatgtataaaattataaaattagacaatggaacatttaaaaaacaaaatattagaCTCTCAGTAGAAGAGCCACACATGGTATGTGCGAATCCCTGTTAGTGCTTGGTAGGGCTGGGGGGAAAATCGTTTTGAATCTTGAATCGAGTTGCGAGGGCcactcgcggccttttcccaggatggcGGCGAGCTGcggcaggatttttttaggcgaggccgcggcttcggcctagtccacggcCTTTTCCtaggatcgcggcggactaggccaaagccgcgtcctcgcctaaaaaatcctgcccgtagctcgccgcgatcctgtgAAAAGGCTACGAGGCCGGACGCCACTTGCGgcctttcccaggatcgcggcgagcaggattttttaggcgaggccctcTTACAAattttggtcagtggagaagtgcaCCTTTTTTTAGGGGTTAGGGGAACAAGGTtcattatattggtgatcagtagagaaggaccctcttgcattggtggtcagtggagacggCTCCCcacttatgttggtggtcaacgGAGAAGGGTTCTCTTAGGTTTGGGATGAGTGGAGAAGGGCCTCCTTACAAattttggtcagtggagaagtgcaCCTTTATATTAGGGGTCAGGGGAACAGGGTtcctttatattggtggtcaattGAGAAGGACCCTCTTCCTTTGGTCAGTGGTGAAGGGCCcaccttatgttggtggtcaatagAGTAGGGTCCTCTTAAGCCTGTGATGAGTGGAGAAGggccttcttaggccccgtacacacgtccgaggaactcgacaagcaaaacacatcgttttgctcgtcgagttccttgtgaagccgccgagggtctcggcgagccaagtttccccgttgactaacaaggaaatagagaacatgttctctatttggcttgacgagatcctcgtcggtttcctcggccgaaagtgtacacacggccgggtttctcggcagaatagaGAAAGAGAAGTGCGCCTTTTTATATTAGGGGTCAGGGGTACAGGGTTcctttatattggtgatcagtagagaagggacccccttacattggtggtcagcggtGATGGGTACCCTTACATTGGTCTTCAGTGGAGAATGGTTCCTGTACAAGTGGTGAAGGGCCTACACTGATTTCCTTCTTTTTATTCATTCTTTTGGGCCAATTTGGTCCTTTTTAGCCATTTTTTTGTACCTGTTTTATGCATGTTATATTATGCTAGGAACTTTTTAcactcccttttttattttagtcaactGCCATCGTAATCtgaatttttttcttaatttggtCGCCAATATTTATTTGCCAACCATCGGAGGAAGCCATTGTGATGCTGTCAATTCTTGTGTTGGGGACCAAAATTGAAGAGAACGTCATGACGTCATTTCTACAGTATGTACAGGGGGGAAACCGGCACCGCTGCGCCCGAAACATTGAGTGCTTTGCATCACTGTCCTGGGTTTAGGACTATATGTTGTTGCCGATATATGCATGAGGACAACTTTATGTAGGAATTCTTTGTAATAACACTCTGTAGTTTCCACGAGAAGATCTTCTGCCTGGCCGTCCTGGTTCTGTCGACTCTGATAGTGTAAgactcatgggtgctcaacctgtggccctccagctgttttgccgaactacaagtcccatgaggcattgcagggCTGACGGTTACAAgcttgactcccaaaggcagagggcacgtgtagtttggcaacagctggagggccacaggttgagcctcATAATacatactaatgccgcgtacacagggtcggactttccaacgggaaaaccaccgtcggaatttc
Proteins encoded in this window:
- the LOC120910013 gene encoding gastrula zinc finger protein XlCGF57.1-like, coding for MEPSNPEEPSNKSHTMTSDVHLKSMDLSNPEGSCDKSHTMTSDVHLRSTDPSNPEEPSNESHTMTSDVHLRSMGPSNPEGSCDKSHTMTSHVHLRSMGPSNPEGSSDKSHTVTPEIPQRSHSADRSADPSNPKKPSLSHEDVDTEESSMSCSTCGKSFTDKKAFLKHEKYHKSERSFSCSECGKSFVQKGHFINHQRIHTGERPFSCSKCGKTYIQKVDLQRHQITHTGEHPYSCSECGKGFSKKGKLLEHQRVHTGERPFSCSECGKCFSLKGSLVAHQRVHTGERPFSCSVCGKGFTQTGALRLHKTIHTGERPFSCSECGKCFSQKGHFLAHQRVHLGVRPFSCLECGKCFADKRRLYLHQKKHTGERPFPCVECGKSFIHKADLLRHQKCHVGERAFSCSECGKCFLHNSVLIAHQRIHTGEYRFSCSECGKGFPGKVSLLKHQRTHTGERPYLCSECGKSFTEKKKLSTHQKIHAEERPFLCSECGKSFIQKSSLLIHQRSHTGERPFSCSECGKCFAEKAILRTHQRIHTGERPYSCSECGKGFTGKKALHVHQRNHMSERPFKCIECGKGFILKAALAQHQIVHTGERPFPCLKCGKCFTQKGNLNIHLKRHTGEFPFPCPKCRKRFGEKEELRAHQKSHTKVR